The Gadus chalcogrammus isolate NIFS_2021 chromosome 16, NIFS_Gcha_1.0, whole genome shotgun sequence DNA window GCAATTACCGACACGGCATACAGTTCtagaaagattaaaaaaaacttgaatatTAATGTATCTAAAAATAAGTATACTAGAAAAAAAGTATATCTAAAAGTATATCACAGGTTTAGTCATAATACAACATATCAAATAAACTAATTACAATTGTATACAAAATATAATTTTGAGAtagaaatatttttaaaaatggTTATACGCTATGAAGTTATGAAGTAGAATATCAATTATAGAATTATTTTGGTTAATCATGTTATGTGTTAAGAAGGTTTCCAACCAGATCATGAAAAATATTAGAAGATTGGCTTTGAAAACCGGCAGGCAGGCTGTTTCAGCTCATGACGATATTTATACTGAATTTTTGCGTTGATTTACTATTTTACCATCAATGTTACTAGGCCAGGCGCCATTCCAACATGTACCTGTTTGTGATAACCTCTGAGGCGTATGGAAGTCTGACCACCAGGTAGCCTTATTTACTTACTGTTTCCCTGAGTGGCTTCAGAAGGCCCCACACCTTCTCTGTTGCCACGGTAACGCCAAGCTCCTCCCGGGCCTCTCTCAGGGCCGTGTCCACCACGTCTTTGTCTGATGGATCGTTCTTGCCACCTGCAAAGCTACACAACCAACGGGCATGACAGGGTGAGGCTGCTtgaacagacatacacacaaacaaacagtgatCTAACTTCACACAGACTACCAAAATCTATCAATGGTATgggagataaaaaaataaattaatcaatGGATATAAATCTAAATAGATAGATGCCTCTATTCATCTTTATATAGGTTTTTCTATATAGATTGTCCGATAATTGCCCAGGGGTCCAATGCATTGTCGTTCATGGTGCTGATACGGCCATTACACGGTACCGCCTAATGGTACGTTTTGAATCTCGTATcgtgatttattttcatttgtcaAAACACATTGCCTGAGGCAAATTACTCACAGGCAAGGCACCTACCTGACATCTCCCTTATTTCTTTTCAGCTTGCTGGAGCGTAGAGTGAAGAGGAAGGCCGGCTCGCCTTGCACGGAGCACAGGGTCACCAGGATGGATGCCCATCTCCCCTGGCTCTTTCCGTGGGCCTGAGCCAGCCCTCGCCCTGCCTCGTATAGCTTCAGGTTGCGGCCCAGGCTGCCACGGCATCTCTGCTCGTTCTCCGGGGACAGGCAGTGGCCCAGGGCGGCGGCCTGACGGGGGCAGGCCTGGTGAAGGCCTCTGCTCTGGTTCCACAGGGCGGGGCGACAGAGAGCCGCAACAGCTGGTCTTTGTGCTGCGGAGCCTATCATTTGAGGCGGAAATATGCCACCCTGGTTATGACCGGGGGTGATACATACCGGTGGTTGGCTAATGCTCTGCAGCCTGTCCTGTAGTGGAAGAGGCTTCATGTGGTTTGCCGGGTCACCATTTGTACTGGGACATTTGGATGTTTGTGTTGGATAGTTGAACGCGGAGCCCTGCCCGCGCTCCGGCCTTATTGGATGCTGTGCGAGCGGAGAAGGCTGGGGATGGACGGACAGAGCAGCTCTGATTTTGAGATTTTGGTGTGAAGCAGCCTTCAGAAGATAATGTCTACAGCCGTAGCTTGGTGCAGGAGCTGAAACAGAGGGGGATGTCGCCTTGGAGAATGAGACATCTCCTGCTGTTACTGCTATTTTTTTCTGTGAGGAGTTGAGAGTCTTGAAGCCTGTAGATGCACACCACTTGCTGCACATGTTCCCAGGCGGAGCCATTGGAGAAGCACTGTATAAGGAGTCTCTCACGCCAACCAGCAAGCCCCTCATATGGCAGGACCCCATCTGAGGACCTTTCAACATTCTGAAACGTAACAAAACATATTATGGAGTATTAAATACTGTAACACTTGATACATTTGAGTTTcttacttttttactttttgaagAAGATCGATTTTGTGGAATGAAACTTTCACACCGTTCACTAATATTCCTATTGATAGTATTGACTTTAAAAAGCCTACATTTTGAATCAATAGAGTATCATGGCGCACAGTGTGCAGGTTCTGAAATTTCATGACCAAGCTCAGATTAAAATTCAACATGTTTGATTCACTAGACTGAAAAAGCAGGTTTCTCCATACACTGTATATAACATGTCTTCACCAGACTCTTTAAAACAGGTCCTAAACAGACTGTATAAAACATGTCCTTACCAGACTGAATAAAACATGCCCTCACCAGACTGTATAAAACATGTTCTCACATACGCCCAATCCCAATGTCCGGACTCACGGACTTTGATGTGCGTACTCGCGAAATTATTAAGGctttagggctgtcccaatgtcgaattccaaagggcatgagggtttgagtccacacttaTCTAGCCCTTTCCGTGGcccaatcccaaagtgagccctgaggactAAGGACTCACAGACTTTATTGATCTCAGGTGCTAAGTAAGCGAGTGTGTAAGGCCACATGGGCTGAGATAGGTATAtgggattgggacagcacttAACGAGAGCACATGTTACCTTGGCAACGTTTAATGACAAAGATGTTGATGACGCTTGCCGGTTTGGGAATTCTCATTTTTagcttttttgttattttgtaaaTGCAATTAAAACAATCGGCTACACAGCAATTAATTAAtcagaaaatataatttttactttttttcgGGGGTAATTCGCTTAGGTGAAGCCTGCACTGAAAGGGCTCGAtaagtgtggactcaaaccctcacgCCCTTTGGAATTTGACTTTGAGACAGCCATAAACCCTAATTTCGCGAGAACGCGCAATAAAGTCTGTGAGTCCGGAGATTGGAATTGGGCCCGTTAGCCTGCAGCATGGTCTGCCCCACCAGTGCAGACTTCACCTAAGCGAATTACCCACAGTTCAAGCATTTTGACGTTTACCGCGGAGACCATAGGCCAGGGAAATCCGGAAATTAGGAAGGTAAACAACAGACGAGGCTACTGTCAATGTGCGACCAGATGGGAATTGGGTGGGCATTTTTTAGACTgatcatttggatcagctcaACAACAAGAGCTCTTCATATTACTAACTATACCTTttataattcagccaaatgtagcccGTTTTGAATTATGATTAGTATAGTATGTGTAGGCCAATAATCACCTAATTCAATACATCCTTTATACTGAAGTATTCaaaagtataaatatattttctaatatcaataaattgctttggccgattgttttcattgcaattacaaaaaaaaaagagaattcccaaACCCAAAGTGTCAGCAGCATCTTTGTCCTTAAACGTTGCCAAGGTAACATGTGCTCTCGTGAAAAGCTGTCCCAATCCCGTATATACCTATCTGAGCCCATGTGGcctcacgcactcactcacttagcACCTAAGATCAATTAAGTCCGTGAGTCCTTagtcctcagggctcacttGGAGATTGGGCCATTGACTGTATAAAACAGGTTTCCACCCTAAACTGTATAAAACATGTCCTCCCCATAGACTGTATTACAGTCTATGGGGAGGACATGTTTTATACAGTCTAGGGTGGAAACCTGTTTTATACAGTGTATAAAACAGGTGTCCACCCTAGACTGTATAAACAGGTTTCCACCCTAGACTGTATAAATAAGTTCCCAGTAGGATCGTCACCTGCTGGTGGGGGGAAACCTGTTTTATACAGTGTATAAAACAGGTGTCCACCCTAGACTGTATAAAACATGTCCTCCCCATAGACTGTAATACAGTCTATGGGGAGGACATGTTTTATACAGTTTAGGGTGGAAACCTGTTTTATACAGTGTATAAAACAGGTGTCCACCCTAGACTGTATAAAACAGGTTTCCACCCTAGACTGTATAAATAAGTTCCCAGTAGGATCGTCACCTGCTGGTGGGGCGAGAGATGTTGTTACCAAGTGGCCTGGTGAGTAGCGGAGCTAGTATGTTCAGCCTTCAGGATCACAACGTTACAAGTGTTGAAGTAGTCAGTTAACATTAGCTTCTTTACACTTGGAAACAGTCATGTAAACAAGCAGGACACTCGGAGCACGTCAATAAATCCAACATAGCATGTGGACATATTGGCTTGCTAACAGGTCAGTGAGCAAGGTTAGCCTCATTGGCTGTGCAACAGTGActcagaataaaataaatgtataaacaaACGTTTCTTTGTGAAACTGTCCACTTTGCAGCTATTCTACCAGCTAGTTAACGCTAACCAGTGTGCAGGTTAACATCTAGCTGTCCCACAGGCTACTGAAGTAACACTATGTAGTAGCAGGACACTATTAGCACACAATAAATGATATGTGGTATTCCTAAACTAGCAGCCAACATAGTATATTTATGCATCCCGAATACCGAAAGACGGTTGACGtcataaaaaatgaataataagtCAGGCTCACCTTGAACTGTGTGATCGCACAACACGGAGAGTTTGCGCGCACGCAGGAGTGAGCTGCCGCGTTCAAGACAACTCGGGAGTTTGATCTCCGAAATTCCGACTTCCAACGTCATTGCCTTACGCAGTAAGTTAACTCGGGGGGGCAAAACATATGGATGCCCGTTGGTAGTTTGGCACATTATAGCTCATTgctggatgaaaaaaaaaatatatatatatatatttggcagCAACTTATGCTTATTTTGGAAacataggaagagagagatcaTGTTTTTCGTGTTCCGAGTCTACTTGAACGCAAGGTCCATTTCCAGCCTTTAGCGGCCTCATATTGATTGATAACTTCCTTTTTGTCTTTGGAGATGAAAAACAAGTCTGGCTTCTTCAGATTCCTTCTCATTTTCATGAGTGATGATTATGATTCcgtgttgttattttttacaatCAAACGACAAGTAGAGTagtatatattgtgtatctTCTTTATCTG harbors:
- the nudt8 gene encoding nucleoside diphosphate-linked moiety X motif 8, coding for MLKGPQMGSCHMRGLLVGVRDSLYSASPMAPPGNMCSKWCASTGFKTLNSSQKKIAVTAGDVSFSKATSPSVSAPAPSYGCRHYLLKAASHQNLKIRAALSVHPQPSPLAQHPIRPERGQGSAFNYPTQTSKCPSTNGDPANHMKPLPLQDRLQSISQPPVCITPGHNQGGIFPPQMIGSAAQRPAVAALCRPALWNQSRGLHQACPRQAAALGHCLSPENEQRCRGSLGRNLKLYEAGRGLAQAHGKSQGRWASILVTLCSVQGEPAFLFTLRSSKLKRNKGDVSFAGGKNDPSDKDVVDTALREAREELGVTVATEKVWGLLKPLRETSGMMVAPVLANLGPIEDLSFKPNPEEVEEIFTLSFSHVVDPSNRRYTHFRSGDKYAYTLPVFNNGKHRVWGLTAVALDHALAIIASP